From Pseudomonas sp. StFLB209, a single genomic window includes:
- the rluB gene encoding 23S rRNA pseudouridine(2605) synthase RluB — protein MSEKELQDEQAEKPAGEKLQKVLARIGVGSRRDVEAWIGQGRIKVNGVVASLGQRVDLHDAISVDGQLVKREESRENVRRVIMYNKPDGEICTRDDPEGRPTVFDRLPRPKEGRWVNIGRLDINTTGLLMFTTDGELANRLMHPSYEMDREYAVRVRGEVDDDMLLRLKNGVILEDGPARFTDVQKAPGGEGFNHWYHCVVMEGRNREVRRLWESQGLVVSRLKRVRYGPVFLNSDLPMGRWREMSQQEVDILAAEVGLKPVAMPVMSGKSREKMERLQRQSSRPLGKGERVRNLRPAAAADAPASSERAPRAPKTEERARPNLSGKPGDSRSGGRGRATPVAERPSDVRQRPGKPAGKRPSGDDAPRRGPGRKPQ, from the coding sequence ATGAGTGAAAAAGAACTGCAAGACGAACAGGCCGAAAAACCCGCAGGCGAAAAACTGCAGAAGGTTCTGGCGCGTATTGGCGTGGGCTCGCGCCGCGACGTCGAAGCCTGGATCGGCCAGGGCCGGATCAAGGTCAATGGCGTTGTCGCCAGCCTCGGCCAGCGTGTTGACCTGCATGATGCGATCAGTGTCGACGGGCAACTGGTCAAGCGCGAAGAGTCCCGCGAGAACGTGCGCCGGGTCATCATGTACAACAAGCCGGACGGTGAAATCTGCACCCGCGACGACCCTGAAGGCCGGCCGACCGTATTCGACCGCCTGCCGCGTCCCAAAGAAGGCCGCTGGGTCAACATCGGCCGTCTCGACATCAATACCACCGGGCTGCTGATGTTCACCACTGACGGTGAGCTGGCCAACCGGCTGATGCACCCCTCCTACGAGATGGACCGCGAATACGCGGTACGTGTACGTGGCGAAGTGGACGATGACATGCTGCTGCGCCTGAAGAACGGGGTGATCCTCGAAGACGGCCCGGCGCGTTTCACCGACGTGCAGAAAGCTCCGGGCGGCGAAGGCTTCAACCACTGGTATCACTGCGTGGTGATGGAAGGTCGTAACCGTGAAGTGCGTCGTCTGTGGGAATCCCAAGGTCTGGTGGTCAGCCGTCTGAAGCGGGTGCGTTACGGACCGGTGTTCCTCAATTCCGACCTGCCGATGGGCCGCTGGCGCGAAATGAGCCAGCAGGAAGTCGACATCCTGGCGGCAGAAGTCGGCCTCAAACCGGTCGCCATGCCGGTGATGAGTGGCAAGAGCCGCGAGAAAATGGAGCGCCTGCAGCGCCAGTCTTCGCGTCCATTGGGCAAGGGCGAGCGGGTGCGCAACCTGCGTCCGGCGGCTGCGGCCGATGCCCCGGCCAGCAGCGAGCGTGCGCCACGTGCGCCGAAGACCGAAGAGCGTGCGCGGCCGAACCTGTCTGGCAAGCCGGGCGATTCGCGCAGCGGCGGTCGTGGTCGTGCCACGCCGGTGGCCGAGCGGCCATCGGACGTCCGTCAGCGTCCGGGCAAGCCGGCCGGCAAGCGCCCGTCGGGTGACGATGCGCCGCGTCGTGGTCCGGGCCGCAAGCCCCAGTAA
- a CDS encoding DUF1289 domain-containing protein, which yields MSSSKNPCISLCKFDADICLGCGRSKKEIKAWKKLDKDQRSEILSLAKKRMSTLKGAGRRKKK from the coding sequence ATGAGTTCAAGCAAGAATCCGTGCATCAGCCTGTGCAAGTTCGATGCTGATATCTGCCTCGGCTGTGGCCGCAGCAAGAAAGAAATCAAGGCCTGGAAGAAGCTCGACAAGGATCAGCGCAGCGAGATTCTGAGCCTGGCCAAAAAGCGCATGAGTACCCTCAAAGGCGCCGGTCGGCGGAAAAAGAAATAA
- the scpB gene encoding SMC-Scp complex subunit ScpB → MNLNEPRDLAPLLEAFLLASGKPQPLERLYELFEEAERPEPPVFKKALQLLGKSCEGRAFELKEVASGYRLQIRERYAPWVGRLWEERPQRYSRAMLETLALIAYRQPITRGEIEDVRGVTVNSQIIKTLLEREWIRIVGYRDVPGRPAMLATTKAFLDYFNLKSLEDLPPLADLREMEPEPLLDIDDAPVPAHLQALADASFEGEEVGDGDTAPKEETSFRTLLLELDDMEQGLKTDFDDLLREQPQAAIEDQEDDEAELEKPA, encoded by the coding sequence ATGAACCTCAATGAACCCCGCGACCTGGCGCCCTTGCTGGAAGCTTTTCTGCTGGCCTCTGGCAAGCCGCAGCCTCTGGAGCGTCTGTACGAGCTGTTCGAAGAGGCTGAGCGCCCGGAGCCGCCGGTCTTCAAGAAGGCCCTGCAACTGCTGGGCAAGTCGTGCGAAGGCCGTGCTTTCGAGCTCAAGGAAGTGGCCTCCGGTTACCGCTTGCAGATCCGCGAGCGCTATGCGCCGTGGGTCGGTCGGCTGTGGGAGGAGCGCCCTCAGCGTTACTCGCGGGCGATGCTGGAAACCCTGGCGCTGATTGCCTATCGCCAGCCGATCACCCGTGGCGAGATCGAAGATGTACGCGGCGTGACGGTCAACAGCCAGATCATCAAGACCTTGCTGGAGCGCGAGTGGATACGCATCGTCGGCTACCGCGACGTACCGGGTCGCCCGGCGATGCTGGCCACCACCAAAGCGTTTCTCGATTACTTCAACCTTAAAAGCCTGGAAGACCTGCCACCGCTGGCCGACTTGCGCGAAATGGAGCCCGAGCCGCTGCTGGACATCGACGACGCACCGGTGCCGGCGCACCTTCAGGCATTGGCCGATGCCAGCTTTGAAGGCGAAGAGGTCGGCGACGGCGACACCGCGCCGAAAGAGGAAACCAGCTTTCGCACCCTGCTGCTGGAACTCGACGATATGGAGCAGGGGCTCAAAACCGACTTCGATGACCTGCTGCGCGAGCAACCCCAGGCGGCGATCGAGGACCAGGAAGACGACGAGGCCGAGCTGGAAAAACCGGCTTGA
- a CDS encoding segregation and condensation protein A, translating to MEVFLEAFEGPLDLLLYLIRKQNVDILDIPVAEITKQYMGYVELMKSVRLELAAEYLVMAAMLAEIKSRMLLPRSEAVEAEEDDPRAELIRRLQEYERFKNAAEGIDQLSRVGRDIIVPRLEAPEARARKLLAEVSIEEVLMSMAEVLRRADMFESHQISRETLSTRERMSDVLERLKGGGFVPFIELFSAEEGRLGVVVTFMAVLELVKESLVELVQNEPFTAIHVRARAE from the coding sequence CTGGAGGTTTTCCTCGAAGCGTTCGAAGGGCCGCTCGACCTGTTGCTGTACCTGATCCGCAAGCAGAACGTCGACATTCTCGATATCCCGGTGGCGGAAATCACCAAGCAGTACATGGGCTATGTCGAGTTGATGAAAAGCGTGCGCCTGGAGCTTGCCGCCGAGTATCTGGTCATGGCCGCCATGCTTGCCGAGATCAAGTCGCGCATGCTGCTGCCGCGTTCCGAGGCCGTCGAAGCCGAAGAAGACGACCCGCGTGCCGAACTGATCCGTCGTCTGCAAGAGTATGAACGCTTTAAAAATGCCGCCGAGGGCATCGATCAATTGAGCCGGGTCGGTCGCGACATCATTGTGCCGCGCCTTGAGGCACCCGAGGCCCGGGCGCGCAAGCTGCTGGCCGAGGTCAGTATCGAAGAGGTGCTGATGTCGATGGCCGAGGTGCTGCGCCGTGCCGACATGTTCGAAAGCCACCAGATCAGTCGCGAAACCCTGTCGACCCGCGAGCGCATGAGCGACGTGCTTGAACGCCTTAAAGGCGGCGGGTTTGTGCCCTTTATCGAGCTGTTCAGCGCCGAAGAAGGGCGGTTGGGCGTGGTGGTGACCTTCATGGCCGTGCTGGAGCTGGTCAAGGAGTCGCTGGTCGAACTGGTGCAGAATGAACCCTTTACCGCCATCCACGTGCGCGCCCGAGCCGAATAG
- a CDS encoding L-threonylcarbamoyladenylate synthase, whose protein sequence is MSQFFQVHPENPQPRLIKQAVEIIKAGGLVVYPTDSSYALGCQIGDKSAIERIRRLRQLDDKHNFTLMCCDLSQLGLFAKVDTGAFRALKAHTPGPYTFILNATREVPRLVLHPKRRTIGLRVPGHPIAQALLAQLGEAMMSVSLILPGDSLPLSDPEDMRDRLEHHVDLIIDGGIGGVSASTVINLSDGEPQIVRIGCGDPTPFAEPA, encoded by the coding sequence GTGAGCCAATTCTTTCAGGTCCACCCGGAGAACCCGCAACCACGCCTGATCAAACAGGCGGTGGAGATCATCAAGGCCGGCGGGCTGGTGGTGTACCCGACCGACTCGTCCTATGCCCTGGGCTGCCAGATCGGCGACAAGAGCGCCATCGAGCGTATCCGCCGCCTGCGCCAACTGGACGACAAGCACAATTTCACCCTGATGTGCTGCGACCTGTCGCAGCTGGGGCTGTTTGCCAAGGTCGACACCGGGGCTTTCCGCGCCCTCAAGGCCCATACTCCCGGCCCTTATACCTTCATCCTCAACGCCACCCGTGAAGTACCGCGTCTGGTGCTGCATCCCAAGCGCCGCACCATCGGCCTGCGGGTGCCGGGGCATCCGATTGCCCAGGCGTTGCTGGCGCAACTGGGCGAGGCGATGATGAGCGTCAGCCTGATCCTGCCCGGCGACAGCTTGCCGCTGAGCGACCCCGAGGATATGCGCGACCGCCTTGAACACCACGTCGACCTGATTATCGACGGCGGTATCGGCGGCGTCTCGGCCTCCACGGTAATCAACCTGTCCGATGGCGAGCCGCAGATCGTACGGATTGGCTGTGGTGACCCGACGCCGTTTGCCGAGCCCGCCTGA
- a CDS encoding PHP domain-containing protein, translated as MIVDLHCHSTASDGALAPARVVARAHENGVRVLALTDHDTIEGLPEAHTAARELGMQLINGVELSCTWGGATIHILGYGFALDAPALKEAIDRLHHGRWLRAEEISRKLELKGMPGALQGARAVQQALGDSGNAPARPHFADYLVNAGYVKDRGEAFRKWLGAGKLGDVKQHWPTLEETVATLRASGAWVSLAHPMHYDFTRSKRRRLVGDFLQAGGHAIEAVNGMQPAEQVGTLAILAREFGMLVSAGSDFHGPGHWSEIGIYRPLPEDLPPLWNRFKQEPVIAAV; from the coding sequence ATGATTGTTGATCTGCACTGCCACAGTACGGCCTCCGATGGCGCCCTTGCCCCTGCGCGGGTGGTTGCCCGGGCTCATGAAAATGGCGTGCGGGTGCTGGCGCTGACCGACCACGACACCATTGAAGGGCTGCCTGAAGCCCACACGGCGGCCCGCGAGCTGGGCATGCAACTGATCAACGGCGTCGAGTTGTCGTGCACCTGGGGCGGGGCGACCATCCATATATTGGGTTACGGTTTTGCCCTCGACGCCCCAGCGCTCAAAGAGGCCATCGACCGCCTGCACCACGGGCGCTGGCTGCGCGCCGAGGAAATCAGCCGAAAACTTGAACTAAAGGGCATGCCCGGCGCTCTTCAGGGAGCAAGGGCCGTGCAACAGGCGTTGGGCGACAGTGGCAATGCCCCGGCCAGGCCGCACTTTGCCGACTATCTGGTCAATGCCGGATACGTCAAGGATCGTGGCGAGGCGTTTCGCAAGTGGCTGGGCGCCGGCAAGCTTGGGGACGTCAAGCAACACTGGCCGACCCTTGAAGAAACGGTCGCGACCCTGCGTGCTTCCGGCGCGTGGGTCAGCCTGGCACACCCGATGCACTATGATTTCACCCGTAGCAAGCGACGCCGCCTGGTCGGCGACTTTCTCCAGGCCGGTGGCCATGCCATCGAAGCGGTCAACGGCATGCAGCCCGCCGAGCAGGTCGGTACGCTGGCCATCCTGGCCCGGGAGTTTGGCATGCTGGTCAGTGCCGGCAGCGATTTCCACGGGCCGGGACACTGGTCGGAAATCGGTATTTACCGGCCGCTGCCCGAAGATCTGCCGCCGCTATGGAACCGTTTCAAACAAGAACCCGTGATTGCTGCTGTATGA
- a CDS encoding septation protein A, translating to MKQFIDFIPLLLFFIVYKTDPRTVELLGHQVSVGGIFSATAVLIISSVVVYGVLYFKQRMLEKSQWLTLGACLVFGSLTLAFHSETFLKWKAPVVNWLFALAFLGSHFIGDKPLVQRVMGHALTLPQAVWVRLNIAWIIFFVFSGAANLYVAFTYQDFWVDFKVFGSLAMTLVFLVGQGLYLARYLSDSAPDSATKPKD from the coding sequence GTGAAACAATTCATCGATTTCATCCCGCTGCTGCTGTTCTTCATCGTTTATAAAACCGACCCGCGTACTGTCGAGCTGCTCGGCCATCAAGTGTCGGTCGGCGGCATCTTCAGCGCCACCGCGGTGCTGATCATCAGCTCCGTGGTGGTCTACGGCGTGCTGTATTTCAAGCAGCGCATGCTCGAAAAAAGCCAGTGGCTGACCCTGGGGGCGTGCCTGGTGTTCGGTAGCCTGACCCTGGCGTTCCACAGCGAAACCTTCCTCAAATGGAAAGCCCCGGTGGTCAACTGGCTGTTCGCCCTGGCTTTTCTCGGCAGCCATTTCATTGGTGACAAGCCGCTGGTCCAGCGGGTCATGGGCCACGCGCTGACCCTGCCGCAAGCGGTCTGGGTACGCCTGAACATCGCCTGGATCATCTTCTTCGTATTCAGCGGCGCCGCCAACTTGTACGTAGCCTTTACCTATCAAGACTTCTGGGTCGACTTCAAGGTCTTCGGCAGCCTGGCCATGACCCTGGTATTCCTGGTCGGCCAGGGCCTGTACCTGGCCCGCTACCTGAGCGACTCCGCACCTGATTCTGCGACCAAACCCAAGGACTGA
- a CDS encoding YciI family protein, protein MLYAIIATDTADSLEKRLSVRPAHLERLNALKDAGRLVLAGPHPAIDSNDPGPAGFSGSLIVAEFESLAAAQSWAEADPFVAAGVYAQVVVKPFRQVLP, encoded by the coding sequence ATGCTCTACGCCATCATTGCCACTGATACTGCGGACTCCCTGGAAAAACGCCTGAGCGTGCGCCCCGCTCACCTGGAGCGCCTCAACGCTCTGAAAGACGCCGGTCGTCTGGTGCTGGCTGGCCCTCACCCGGCCATCGACAGCAACGACCCAGGCCCGGCCGGCTTCAGCGGCAGCCTGATCGTCGCCGAATTCGAGTCGCTGGCTGCCGCGCAGAGCTGGGCCGAGGCCGACCCGTTCGTCGCCGCCGGTGTCTATGCCCAGGTTGTGGTCAAGCCGTTCCGTCAGGTTCTGCCCTGA